In one window of Henckelia pumila isolate YLH828 chromosome 1, ASM3356847v2, whole genome shotgun sequence DNA:
- the LOC140861055 gene encoding uncharacterized protein, whose protein sequence is MEDPYAHLDHFLSICDTFKVNGVTSNAVRLWLFPFSLQGEAAEWLDDLPAGSITTWNQLVQTFLNKYFPPTKMAKLFSDIISFRHKESQQTQTFYNGDDQSVRSMLDAAANGSLFRKTQAEVWEIIGNMAESNIGWPDAKKEKKAGILEVDALPSLNAKIDALTHQMAAMQTSSANQNRGPHKVQVQQSDEQQVFDVDVANFMGNQGRQQYNPYSNTYNPGWKNHPNFSWKAADTTANTSKPVEKKPSFEEIMMKYVAGTETRLQNQEDVNAILAVTRLQADTMEKNTEDEEASELSKEKGLEKAPTQSDSTPTGKKGTNDEEHVSEEVHEVARYLNWSLPFDKIINTKMGELNHTPKPLKPSTEEPPTLELKPLPPHLKYLYLLKNDKLPVICSSSLTGCEEEKLLRVIREHIRAIGWSLADIKGIIPTMCMYKLLMEAEHKTSTQPQRRLNPVMQEFIEVFMDNFSVVGSSFDACLLNLKKVLQRCEESNLVLNLEKCHFMAFQIWKKKLTTAPVIVAPDWNLPFELMCDASDTALGEVLGQKRDKVLHVIYYAIITLSAAQLNYATSEKELLTVVFSLDKFRSYLVGSKVIVHTDHSALKYLMSKKDAKPMLIRWVLLLQEFDLKIVDRKGVENQVADHLSCLEIQGDETQIIHDDFPDEQCIPAEEVSPILSHCHTGPTGGHFGAGRTAAKVLQSGFYWPSLFKDAYTYVLACDACQKVGNISRRHEMPLNNILVCEVFDVWGIDFMGPFPVSKGNKYILVAVNYVSKWVETLACRTNDSMATGEERLLKLNELEELRLDAYENARIYKEKTNK, encoded by the exons atggaagacccctacgctcatctggatcATTTTCTGTcaatctgcgacacgttcaaagtgaatggggtaacatctaaTGCAGTGCGACTgtggttattcccattctctctacaaggagaaGCTGCTGAGTGGCTAGATGATCTACCTGCTGGTTCTATCACTACCTGgaaccaacttgttcagacCTTTCTGAATAAGTATTTCCCCCCTACAAAGATGGCTAAACTGTTCTCCGATATCATCTCATTCAGGCATAAGGAA agccagcagactcagactttcTACAATGGGGATGATCAATCTGTccgatccatgttggatgccGCTGCTAATGGAagcctattcaggaagacacAGGCAGAGGTATGggaaatcattggaaatatggctgaaagcaacattggatggccagatgctAAAAAGGAGAAAAAGGCTGGGATATTAGAAGTCGATGCGCTACCATCACTGAATGCCAAGATTGATgctcttactcatcagatggcAGCTATGCAGACATCTTCAGCCAACCAA aatcgaggtcctcacaaaGTGCAAGTTCAACAGTCTGACGAACAACAAGTATTTGATGTTGATGTTGCGAATTTTATGGGGAATCAAGGGAGACAGCAATATAATCCATACAGCAATACttacaatcctggctggaagaaccatccaaactTCTCTTGGAAAGCTGCAGACACCACAGCAAATACATCGAAGCCAGTCGAGAAGAAGccctcctttgaagaaattatgatgaaatatgtagctggtACTGAGACCCGTCTACAAAATCAGGAG gatgtcaatgctattctggcGGTGACTAGATTGCAAGCAGACACTATGGAGAAAAATACTGAGGATGAGGAAGCAAGCGAGCTAAGCAAGGAAAAAGGGCTGGAGAAAGCGCCAACCCAGTCAGACTCGACGCCTacgggcaagaaag GTACAAATGATGAAGAGCATGTTAGTGAGGAGGTTCATGAAGTAGCACGGTACTTGAATTGGAGTCTACCCTTCGACAAAAtcatcaataccaagatggggGAGCTTAACCATACTCCAAAACCACTGAAGCCATCCACCGAGGAGCCTCCcactcttgaacttaaaccGCTCCCtcctcatttaaaatatttgtatttattaaagaatgataaATTGCCAGTAATTTGTTCCTCTTCATTGACAGGTTGTGAGGAGGAAAAGCTGTTGCGGGTGATTCGAGAGCACATAAGAGCCATAGGATGGAGCTTGGCGGATATAAAGGGGATTATTCCAACCATGTGCATGTACAAATTATTGATGGAAGCGGAGCACAAGACATCTACTCAACCACAGAGGCGACTCAACCCGGtgatgcaagag tttatagaagtgtttatggatAATTTCTCTGTGGTTGGATCATCGTTTGATGCATGTTTATTAAATCTGAAAAAAGTGTTGCAGAGATGTGAGGAGAGTAATCTTGTGTTGAATTTGGAAAAATGCCACTTCATG GCCTTTCAGATTTGGAAGAAGAAATTAACAACGGCACCAGTGATAGTAGCGCCTGATTGGAATCTGCcgtttgagttgatgtgtgacgccagtgacacTGCATTGGGAGAAGTgcttggacaaaagagggacaaagtacttcatgtgatttactacgcTATTATCACCCTGTCAGCCGCCCAACTGAATTATGCAACCAGTGAAAAAGAACTTCTCACAGTCGTGTTTTCCTTGGATAAATTCAGGTCTTATTTGGTGGGAAGCAAAGTCATAGTTCACACGGATCACTCGGCATTGAAGTATTTGATGAGCAAGAAGGATGCTAAACCCATGTTAATTCGTTGGGTTTTGTTGTTGCaagagtttgatttgaaaattgtTGACAGGAAGGGCGTggagaatcaagttgcagacCACCTTTCATGCTTGGAAATTCAAGGAGATGAAACGCAAAtaattcatgatgattttccagatgagcA gtgtattccagcGGAGGAGGTAAGCCCTATACTCTCACATTGTCACACAGgtccgactggaggtcacttcggCGCGGGTCGTACCGCCGCTAAAGTActtcagtcgggattttattggccttcattgTTTAAGGATGCATATACCTATGTGCTTGCTTGTGATGCTTGTCAGAAAGTtggtaatatttctaggagGCATGAGATGcctttaaataatattcttGTGTGCGAGgtttttgatgtatggggtatAGATTTCATGGGACCATTTCCTGTGTCTAAAgggaacaaatatattttggttgcggTCAATTATGTGTCTAAATGGGTTGAAACACTGGCATGTAGGACAAATGACTCTATG gCCACAGGTGAAGAACGTTTGCTAAAGTTGAACGAACTTGAGGAACTTAGGTTGGATGCTTATGAAAATGCCAGAATTTACAAAGAGAAGACCAATAAATAA